TCGCTCCGGTTTTACGTTTGAAAAATCCATTACAGGCTACATGATCGAAATGGCCGTGGGTGTTGATTATGAGATTCAGCTTTAATCCCTCCTTCTCTATTCGATCGAGAATTTTCTCGCTATCGGGGCCGGGATCTATCAGGATGGCCTCGGTGGTGGAATCGTCGTAGATCAGATAACAGTTGGTATAGACCGGCCCGACCACAGCCCATTCTATTCGGACGCTCACAGCCTCACCTGCTTGACGAAGGTTATACCCGGAGCGGATCTTATCTCCCCGATCACATCCTTCGGCACCTCGCTATCGACGTTGATGACCATGACCGCCTTACCGCCCGGCTCGAATCTTCCGACGCTCATATCGGCTATGTTTATGTCGTTGCGGCCCAGTATGGTGCCGATCGTCCCGATAGCTCCGGGTCTGTCGTCGTTATATACCAGAAGGATATGGCCATAGGGAACCGCATTGACGTGATACTCATCCAACAGGACGATCCGGGGGTCGTATTTCCCGTATACGGTGCCGGCGACCGTGTGGACTGTGGAATCGGTCTTGACCGTGACGGAGATCAAATTGACGAAATTGCGATGTTCGCCGCTTCTGGTTTCTATCACTTTGATCCCCCTCTGTTTTATGAAGAATGGGGCGTTAACGAAATTGACCGTCTCCTGTAGAACGGGATCCAGCAATCCCTTCTCTATTGCCACAGTCAAAGGCGTAAGATCGCCCTTGAAGAACTCCCCTGCGTAATCTATCGTGATCTCGGAGATATTCCCCTCTATGAGCTGTCCCTGCAGCAGTCCGAGCTTTTCGGCCAGTGACATATACGGTCCCAGCAGCTTAAGCGTCTGGGGATCGATCGGCGGCATGTTGACCGCCGAGGCGACCATTTCACCTCTGAGAGCGCTGAGGACCTGGGAACATACGTCTACGGCCACGTTCACCTGAGCCTCTCTGGTGGCCGCCCCGAGATGTGGCGTGACGAGCACATTATCCAGCTTTAATAGGGGATTTCCCGGCGGGGGCGGCTCGGTCTCGAACACGTCTAGAGCTGCTCCCGCCACCTTACCGCTTACAAGTGCGTTGTAAAGCGCCTTTTCGTCTATGATCCCGCCTCGAGCGCAGTTGATTATCCTGACCCCATCCTTCATCATCTCGAACTCCTTGTCTCCTATCATCCCTCTGGTCTCGGGGGTCAGGGGCGTATGGACGGTGATATAGTCCGATTCCCTCAACAACCTGTCGAGCGGAACAAGCTGAACCTTAAGCCTTTCAGCGCCCTCCCTCGACAGATACGGATCAAAGGCCAACACCTTCATCCCCAATCCCTGAGCCCGTTTGACCACCTCCGTTCCTATCCTTCCAAGCCCTATAACTCCTAGGGTCTTGTTGAAGACTTCCACGCCTGTGAATTTCCCTCTGTTCCACTCTCCCTTCTTGAGTGAGTGGTTGGCGAGGTGGATGTTTCTAGAGAGGGAGAGCATCATGGCTATCGTATGTTCGGCGGCGGAGATGGTGTTCGCACTGGGGGTGTTGAGGACAATTATACCCTTGCGCGTCGCAGCGTCCACGTCGATGTTATCCACGCCGACCCCAGCTCTGCCGATAACTTTAAGCCTCGTGGCTGCCTCTATGATCTCCCTCGTCACCTTTGTCGAACTGCGAACTATGAGGGCATCATACCCCGGTATACGGGCCATCAGCTCCTCACGACTGAGGTTTGTCTTAAGCTCAACCTGTATATCCGGTTCCCTCTCGAGGATTTCTATCCCCTGTTTAGCTAACGGATCGCTGATTAGAACCTTCATGATAACCTTTTCAGGTAAAATTGGTTTTGGTGTGTTTAAATATAACATCAACCTCCAGGGATTGTCAATCGGATTGACGGTTGGCTTTCATCGTTCCATAACCCCCCATTCGCAAAGCATAAGGGGTTTATTCGGAAATTTGGAGGTCAGCTCGTTATATATAGGCTCCATCACACTCTCAAAGCTCACCCATGGATCGTCCTTCGTTTGAGCCCCGTATAGGCTAAATCCCACCCAATCGATGTATTCATCGCCCGGATAGTAGGCCTCGATGGAGTTCCATCCCTCATCAGGATGTGACTCGTGATTTGGGTGAAAATACCAGATGGCATTATCCCCCCCTTTATTCCTAAACAGATTGACGATATGGCGAAAGGCATCAACATACCTTTCCGGGCCGTCCGCCTTTTGGGGATCACCGTATTTATCGGTCACACCTCCGCCTTGGAATACACCCGACCATGGGAACCAATCCCCGTTCATCTCCACGCCGAAGGTCACCATCACGGGTTTGCCGTAAGCTTTGATCTCATCGGCCCAATCGGAGAGAAAGGAGTCGAAATCTCCATCTATGATCTTTTGGAGGGCGTAATCGGGCTGATAATGTGGTTCCCAATATGGTTCTCCCCACGGCATTAATCTCAGAAGCGGTATCGCTCCATAGCTTGATATCTTATCCAGATTCTCCCTTGAGACGTAACCTTCACCCCAAAAAACGGAGAAAGGGACGAAAGCCACGGATTTACCCGATAGATTTTCAAAATCTACCAGTTTCTGGATATCGACGGAGCTTTCCAATTCCCCCCACCCGGGAAAGACTCCAACATAACATCCACTTTTCGGAGGAGAAATCGGTTGATTCCAACCGGGCAACCCTTCCTTACCTATAAAATAATCGGAGCTAATGCCATATCTGTAAGCCTGTAGGGCTTCCGGCGAGGAGTCTATCCGTAGATCTGACCAGCTACCATTGTCGTTTTGCCATCTCTCATGATAAACGATGGCGATTTTTATCCTGTTATATCTGGTTTGAAACCCTCTTAAGGCTTCTTCGTACCATTCGGCCTTAGGATTTCGTTTCAAATTCTCCTCCGTCTCAGAACAACCGACCATAAGGGGGATGATAGCTATTAACAGGCTAATGGATGGGACTGATAGCCTCATCGTTCTCTCCCCCTTTTATCTCTAACGCCTCCTTTATACGTTCTTCGAGCCTGTCTAAATCCCATCCCCCCTGATCGCGAATGATGGACCTGAG
The sequence above is a segment of the Candidatus Poribacteria bacterium genome. Coding sequences within it:
- a CDS encoding phosphoglycerate dehydrogenase, giving the protein MKVLISDPLAKQGIEILEREPDIQVELKTNLSREELMARIPGYDALIVRSSTKVTREIIEAATRLKVIGRAGVGVDNIDVDAATRKGIIVLNTPSANTISAAEHTIAMMLSLSRNIHLANHSLKKGEWNRGKFTGVEVFNKTLGVIGLGRIGTEVVKRAQGLGMKVLAFDPYLSREGAERLKVQLVPLDRLLRESDYITVHTPLTPETRGMIGDKEFEMMKDGVRIINCARGGIIDEKALYNALVSGKVAGAALDVFETEPPPPGNPLLKLDNVLVTPHLGAATREAQVNVAVDVCSQVLSALRGEMVASAVNMPPIDPQTLKLLGPYMSLAEKLGLLQGQLIEGNISEITIDYAGEFFKGDLTPLTVAIEKGLLDPVLQETVNFVNAPFFIKQRGIKVIETRSGEHRNFVNLISVTVKTDSTVHTVAGTVYGKYDPRIVLLDEYHVNAVPYGHILLVYNDDRPGAIGTIGTILGRNDINIADMSVGRFEPGGKAVMVINVDSEVPKDVIGEIRSAPGITFVKQVRL